From the genome of Lentilactobacillus buchneri, one region includes:
- the istA gene encoding IS21 family transposase has product MRRDLREGVTIYVTENIKPNFAEIARQYNVDYRTVKKAYEEVKAGLKGRPSGRPKRPSLLDPFKQTIDSKLELNCSAASIFKFIQKKGFTGSYTLVKDYCRQTRRERVKKATIRIEHSPGLSAQVDWKEEMALVSSEGELFKFNIFLYVLPYSKLKYMTLTFDRSQDTLFFCLHDAFLHTGGIPTEIWFDNMKTVVDHTKSQFGHAVFNERFHEFCKDAGFTPIACRPFRPQTKGAVEALARTVERLRPYNTEFADGTELIELVHMLRDDLNHETSQATDEVPYLKWLDEEKEYLHRVPVNLLEPYFEENITRVVSKEAMINFRKCKYSVDPRYIGCTVAVEISNDEQRIHIYYNGEEIRTHSITTNSLNYDPQDQFNILKSDLLKGRTDEDISAYIREHMTDYDNL; this is encoded by the coding sequence GTGAGACGTGATTTAAGAGAAGGAGTGACGATTTACGTGACTGAAAATATTAAGCCTAACTTCGCCGAGATTGCCCGGCAATATAATGTTGATTATCGAACCGTTAAGAAAGCCTATGAGGAAGTCAAAGCTGGACTTAAGGGCCGACCAAGTGGTCGACCGAAACGGCCAAGTTTACTGGATCCATTCAAGCAAACCATCGATTCAAAGCTTGAACTAAATTGTTCGGCTGCTTCAATTTTTAAATTTATCCAGAAGAAGGGCTTTACCGGCAGCTATACCCTCGTGAAAGATTATTGTCGCCAAACCCGCCGAGAACGAGTTAAGAAAGCTACCATTCGGATTGAACATTCCCCTGGTCTCTCTGCTCAAGTTGACTGGAAAGAAGAAATGGCCCTAGTGAGCAGCGAGGGTGAGCTGTTTAAATTCAATATTTTCTTGTATGTATTGCCTTATTCAAAACTCAAATATATGACACTAACCTTTGATCGGAGCCAAGATACCCTCTTTTTTTGCTTACACGACGCTTTCCTTCATACCGGAGGTATTCCGACGGAAATCTGGTTTGATAATATGAAAACCGTTGTGGATCATACAAAATCCCAGTTTGGCCACGCTGTCTTTAACGAACGGTTCCACGAATTCTGTAAAGATGCCGGTTTCACACCAATTGCTTGTCGACCATTCAGACCACAAACTAAAGGTGCAGTTGAAGCCCTTGCTCGCACGGTTGAACGTTTACGGCCATACAATACTGAATTTGCTGATGGAACTGAGCTAATCGAACTAGTTCATATGCTCCGAGATGATCTAAATCATGAAACTTCGCAGGCCACGGACGAAGTCCCGTACCTGAAATGGTTAGACGAAGAAAAAGAGTACCTTCATCGCGTTCCAGTTAATCTCCTTGAACCATACTTCGAAGAAAACATTACCCGTGTCGTTTCGAAGGAGGCCATGATCAATTTCCGCAAATGTAAGTACTCAGTAGATCCGCGATACATTGGTTGTACGGTTGCTGTTGAAATCTCCAATGATGAGCAGCGCATCCACATTTATTATAACGGAGAAGAAATTCGTACGCACTCCATAACTACCAATTCGCTGAATTATGACCCCCAAGATCAGTTCAATATCCTCAAATCTGATTTGCTTAAAGGGCGGACAGATGAAGACATTTCAGCTTACATTCGTGAACATATGACTGATTACGACAACTTATAG
- a CDS encoding YigZ family protein: MKNESLTIKSNGTHEIEIKKSRFLCTMARIDNEDQAKKIIDQVSKDNTKANHNCYAYMLGDDDHIQRESDNGEPSGTAGVPILEVLKMNELHNVLAVVTRYFGGIKLGAGGLIRAYSNATSTTIDKLGIVKLVNKQKITLTIDYNQFDKLKYFLESQSIPIEETAYTAKVQVVVAVSDEDFDSLITQITNLLSDQFAYQKGGHQIFEVPYSREKRQHDETKEDHSD, translated from the coding sequence TTGAAAAATGAATCACTGACAATTAAATCAAACGGTACCCATGAAATCGAAATTAAAAAATCCCGCTTTCTCTGCACGATGGCACGAATTGATAACGAGGACCAGGCAAAAAAAATCATTGATCAGGTGAGTAAAGACAATACCAAAGCCAACCACAATTGCTACGCCTACATGTTGGGTGACGATGACCACATTCAACGCGAAAGCGACAATGGCGAGCCATCCGGAACCGCCGGGGTCCCCATCTTGGAAGTTCTCAAAATGAACGAGTTACATAATGTTTTAGCAGTGGTGACCCGATATTTCGGCGGCATTAAGCTTGGCGCCGGCGGTTTGATTCGGGCTTATAGCAACGCGACATCGACAACGATTGATAAATTAGGGATCGTCAAACTGGTAAATAAACAGAAAATAACGCTGACAATTGATTACAATCAATTCGATAAACTAAAGTATTTCTTGGAAAGCCAATCGATTCCAATCGAAGAGACAGCCTATACCGCCAAAGTCCAAGTGGTCGTGGCAGTCAGTGACGAGGATTTTGATTCCTTGATCACTCAGATTACCAATTTGTTAAGTGATCAATTTGCATATCAAAAAGGCGGACATCAAATCTTTGAGGTCCCCTATTCTCGTGAAAAAAGACAACATGACGAAACCAAGGAGGATCATTCTGACTGA
- a CDS encoding glycosyltransferase family 4 protein, which produces MKFEIIVSLFATMIISAVLTPFIRKLAFAVGAEDRPNKRRVNKIPMPTIGGLAIFIAYTFTTMILLRDQFPTKILWGVYGGEVIIILTGIIDDIFVLKPRQKVLGISIAALWVYFTAGVKMTTITLPFITIHLGWLSLPVTWIWILAITNAVNLIDGLDGLATGVAIIALTTMGITAMFFLNVGNIFVAIMIFTLVAACIGFLPYNFFPARIYLGDTGALFIGFMMSVFSLFGLKNATFITLLIPVMILGVPITDTVFAIFRRLLNKEPITHADKRHLHHRLMQIGLTHRQTVLVIYGIALIFSFISLLYPISTLWGSILLTIAVLIGLELFVETIGLVGEDRQPLLNGIKKLVKDTTSKNNH; this is translated from the coding sequence TTGAAATTCGAGATCATTGTGTCTTTATTTGCTACCATGATTATTTCTGCAGTCTTAACCCCATTTATTCGGAAACTTGCTTTTGCTGTTGGGGCAGAGGACCGGCCAAACAAACGGCGGGTTAATAAAATTCCAATGCCAACGATTGGTGGGTTGGCAATTTTTATTGCCTACACCTTTACGACCATGATTTTATTGCGGGATCAGTTCCCAACCAAAATTTTGTGGGGGGTGTATGGCGGGGAAGTCATCATTATTCTCACTGGGATAATAGATGATATTTTCGTCTTAAAGCCCCGGCAAAAAGTTTTGGGGATTTCAATTGCCGCGCTGTGGGTTTACTTTACAGCCGGCGTTAAAATGACCACCATTACCTTACCGTTTATCACAATCCACCTTGGTTGGCTGAGTTTGCCGGTAACTTGGATTTGGATTTTGGCAATCACTAACGCGGTTAACTTGATTGATGGATTGGACGGCTTGGCCACTGGGGTTGCAATTATTGCCCTAACCACCATGGGAATTACCGCCATGTTCTTCTTGAACGTCGGTAATATTTTCGTTGCCATCATGATTTTTACCCTGGTCGCCGCTTGCATTGGCTTTTTGCCTTATAACTTTTTCCCGGCAAGAATTTATTTGGGCGACACCGGTGCGTTGTTTATTGGATTTATGATGTCGGTCTTTTCGCTGTTTGGCTTAAAGAACGCCACCTTCATCACGCTGCTAATCCCAGTGATGATCTTGGGTGTGCCGATTACTGATACCGTATTTGCCATTTTTCGCCGGTTGTTAAATAAGGAACCGATTACGCATGCCGATAAGCGACATTTACATCACCGTTTGATGCAAATTGGTTTGACCCATCGGCAAACGGTGTTGGTGATCTATGGAATTGCCCTGATTTTTTCGTTTATCTCACTGCTTTATCCGATTTCAACCTTGTGGGGCTCGATTCTGCTGACAATTGCCGTGTTAATCGGCCTTGAATTGTTTGTGGAAACGATTGGCCTGGTTGGAGAAGATCGACAGCCGCTGTTGAATGGCATTAAGAAATTGGTTAAAGATACGACCAGTAAAAATAATCATTAG
- the istB gene encoding IS21-like element helper ATPase IstB — MTTNNQILLNNLERLGLNKIREYLPNYLDQIHTDNLSLTEALIDLTNSELQNRHEGQIARAIGRARFPNTKSLDTFDFSFQPSINRQEVLEFQNLAFMEKSENLIFIGNPGVGKTHLAISIGIEACKQGCRVLFINCHELLIRLRAAYEKGLLDRSLSRYSRYDLLIIDEIGYLPIGHQEANLLFQLVNARYEKHSTIITSNSDLSAWVDIFQNPTVTAAILDRLVHHVHVVKITGKSYRLRGLK; from the coding sequence ATGACCACTAATAATCAAATTCTTTTAAATAATCTTGAGCGCTTAGGGTTAAACAAAATCCGTGAATACTTGCCGAATTACCTTGATCAAATTCACACTGATAATCTGTCATTAACTGAGGCGCTAATTGATTTAACTAATTCGGAACTCCAGAATCGACACGAAGGTCAGATTGCACGGGCCATTGGCCGTGCTCGGTTCCCCAATACAAAATCCCTAGATACATTTGATTTTAGCTTTCAACCCAGTATTAATCGCCAAGAGGTTCTGGAATTCCAGAATCTGGCTTTTATGGAAAAGTCTGAAAACTTAATCTTTATTGGCAATCCGGGAGTCGGTAAAACCCACTTGGCAATTAGTATTGGGATTGAGGCCTGTAAACAGGGCTGTCGGGTTCTCTTTATTAATTGTCATGAGCTGTTGATTAGATTGAGAGCAGCTTACGAAAAAGGACTGCTTGATCGATCTCTAAGCCGCTATTCGCGCTATGACCTATTAATTATTGATGAAATTGGGTATTTGCCAATTGGTCACCAAGAAGCTAACCTCTTATTTCAGCTAGTCAATGCCCGCTATGAAAAGCATTCAACGATCATTACCAGCAATAGTGATCTATCCGCTTGGGTTGATATTTTCCAGAACCCAACTGTGACAGCAGCCATTCTCGATCGCTTGGTTCATCATGTTCACGTAGTGAAGATCACTGGTAAATCTTACCGATTACGTGGCCTCAAGTAA
- the groL gene encoding chaperonin GroEL (60 kDa chaperone family; promotes refolding of misfolded polypeptides especially under stressful conditions; forms two stacked rings of heptamers to form a barrel-shaped 14mer; ends can be capped by GroES; misfolded proteins enter the barrel where they are refolded when GroES binds), giving the protein MAKQVKFSEDARSAMLKGVDKLADTVKATIGPKGRNVVLEQSAGTPTITNDGVTIAKSIELPDHFENMGAKLVSEVASKTNDVAGDGTTTATVLTQAIVNEGMKNVTAGANPVGIRRGIEKATKAAVDALHKMSHDVKTKDDIAQIASISSANTEVGKLIADAMEKVGHDGVITIEESRGVDTSLDVVEGMQFDRGYMSQYMVTDNDKMEANLDNPYILVTDKKITNIQDILPLLQKIVEQGRSLLIIADDIGGEALPTLVLNKMRGTFNVVAVKAPGFGDRRKDQLQDIAILTGATLITDDLGLNLKDATLEQLGQANKVNVTKDSTTIVDGSGSNDEIANRVAEIKTQIEKTTSDFDRDKLKERLAKLSGGVAVVRVGAATETELKEKKYRIEDALNATRAAVEEGFVPGGGTALINVIPEIAKLDAEAGGDEETGIRIVLRALEEPVRQIAENAGVEGSVIVEKLKDEKPGIGYNAANGKFEDMISDGIVDPTKVTRSALQNAASVSALLLTTEAVVADEPKKDAPAAPMPQPGMGM; this is encoded by the coding sequence ATGGCTAAACAAGTAAAGTTTTCTGAAGATGCCCGTAGCGCAATGCTCAAGGGTGTTGATAAATTAGCAGATACGGTTAAGGCAACGATTGGACCTAAAGGCCGCAACGTTGTTTTGGAACAAAGTGCCGGTACACCGACAATTACCAATGATGGTGTTACCATCGCCAAATCAATTGAATTACCGGATCATTTTGAAAACATGGGTGCCAAATTGGTTTCTGAAGTTGCTTCAAAGACCAATGACGTTGCTGGTGACGGAACAACCACTGCCACAGTTTTAACTCAAGCAATTGTCAATGAAGGTATGAAGAACGTCACTGCCGGTGCCAACCCAGTTGGAATTCGTCGTGGTATTGAAAAGGCTACTAAAGCCGCTGTTGATGCCCTTCACAAAATGTCGCATGATGTTAAGACCAAAGATGATATTGCTCAAATTGCTTCAATTTCATCTGCCAACACCGAAGTTGGTAAATTGATTGCCGATGCAATGGAAAAAGTTGGTCATGATGGTGTTATTACCATTGAAGAGTCACGTGGTGTTGATACCAGCTTGGACGTCGTTGAAGGAATGCAATTTGATCGCGGCTACATGTCACAATACATGGTTACCGACAATGACAAGATGGAAGCCAACTTGGACAATCCTTACATTTTGGTAACTGATAAGAAGATCACCAACATTCAAGACATTTTGCCATTACTGCAAAAGATTGTTGAACAAGGTCGTTCACTCTTGATCATTGCTGATGACATTGGCGGTGAAGCTCTGCCAACTCTTGTATTGAACAAGATGAGAGGAACATTCAACGTCGTTGCTGTTAAGGCACCTGGATTTGGTGACCGTCGTAAGGATCAACTCCAAGATATCGCCATTTTGACCGGTGCAACCTTGATTACCGATGACCTTGGTTTGAACTTGAAGGATGCAACCCTTGAACAACTTGGTCAAGCTAACAAAGTTAACGTTACCAAGGATTCAACCACGATTGTCGACGGTTCCGGTTCAAACGATGAAATTGCCAACCGAGTTGCTGAAATTAAGACCCAAATCGAAAAGACGACTTCAGACTTTGACCGTGACAAGTTAAAGGAACGTCTTGCCAAGTTATCAGGTGGAGTTGCCGTGGTTCGTGTCGGTGCCGCTACCGAAACTGAATTGAAAGAAAAGAAGTATCGCATTGAAGATGCCTTGAATGCGACCCGTGCTGCCGTTGAAGAAGGATTCGTTCCTGGTGGTGGAACTGCCTTGATTAACGTCATCCCAGAAATTGCCAAGTTGGATGCCGAAGCTGGCGGTGATGAAGAGACTGGTATTCGCATTGTTCTTCGTGCCCTTGAAGAACCTGTTCGTCAAATCGCTGAAAATGCCGGTGTTGAAGGCTCAGTGATTGTTGAAAAGCTCAAGGACGAAAAGCCTGGAATTGGCTACAATGCTGCCAATGGTAAATTTGAAGATATGATCAGTGACGGAATCGTTGATCCTACCAAAGTTACCCGTTCAGCACTTCAAAATGCTGCTTCTGTTTCAGCCTTGTTGTTGACCACCGAAGCTGTTGTTGCTGATGAGCCTAAGAAAGACGCACCAGCTGCTCCAATGCCACAACCTGGTATGGGTATGTAA
- a CDS encoding APC family permease: MWRYLKRLLIGKPLKTTDEGGQSLTKFKALALLSSDALSSVAYGTEQITTILITLSAAALMYQIWVAALVLVLLAAITLSYQQIIHAYPSGGGAYVVASTNWGEQAGLIAGGSLLVDYMLTVAVSTTSATEAITSAIPSLYSHGVLISCLIVVGIMLLNLRGIRESASFLTLPVYLFIIMIIAMIIYGGYNIVTGNIEYHAAAHIGAPVEGMTLVLFFRAFSSGSSSLTGVEAISNAVPNFNKPKSKNAAATLAIMATILACFFGGITFLSYYMGIMPNSHETVLSQIGETVFGHGIVYYILQLSTAMILAVAANTGFSAFPILAYNLAKDKFLPHAYLDKGDRLGYSNGIISLAVGAIVLIQIFGGRTNSLIPLYAVGVFIPFTLSQSGMIIHWRRNRGKNWQLKSVINFVGAFISLTLVTCLFLLRFPNVWPYLIVMPILLRIFYKINHHYKRVAEQLRVVEENTEIATTHHFDGSTVIVLVSGVTRVTANAISYAQSIGDYVIAMHVSFDSNPEKEHKTSEQFKKDFPDVRFVDIHSSYRSIAQPTLRFCDVIAKRAADRNYSTTVLVPQFVPRHRWENVLHNQTSLRLRAILNSRQNIIISTYNYHLRE, encoded by the coding sequence ATGTGGCGCTATCTCAAACGGCTCCTTATTGGAAAGCCATTAAAGACCACTGATGAGGGTGGTCAATCTTTAACCAAATTTAAAGCACTGGCTTTACTATCATCCGATGCGCTCTCGTCAGTTGCATATGGTACTGAGCAGATTACGACCATTTTAATTACGCTGTCTGCAGCTGCATTGATGTATCAAATTTGGGTTGCAGCCCTCGTTTTGGTTCTGTTGGCTGCCATTACCTTGTCGTACCAGCAAATTATCCATGCTTATCCCTCTGGGGGCGGGGCTTACGTGGTTGCCAGCACCAACTGGGGTGAGCAGGCCGGCCTGATTGCCGGCGGCTCTTTGCTGGTCGATTATATGCTGACCGTGGCCGTATCAACAACTTCAGCGACTGAAGCCATTACATCAGCTATTCCGTCATTATATTCACATGGGGTGTTGATTTCCTGTTTGATCGTTGTGGGCATTATGCTCCTCAACCTTCGAGGAATCCGCGAATCTGCTTCGTTTTTGACGTTGCCAGTGTATTTGTTCATCATCATGATTATCGCGATGATCATTTATGGCGGTTATAACATTGTAACCGGCAACATCGAATATCATGCGGCTGCTCATATTGGGGCACCTGTTGAAGGCATGACTTTGGTCCTGTTCTTCCGGGCCTTCTCATCTGGATCATCTTCATTGACCGGTGTTGAAGCGATCAGTAATGCCGTCCCTAATTTTAACAAACCCAAGAGTAAAAATGCTGCGGCGACCTTAGCCATCATGGCGACCATCTTGGCCTGCTTCTTTGGCGGGATTACCTTCCTGAGTTACTACATGGGCATTATGCCAAACAGCCACGAAACAGTCCTTTCACAAATTGGTGAAACTGTTTTCGGCCATGGCATTGTCTACTATATCCTCCAATTATCAACTGCCATGATTTTGGCGGTTGCTGCCAACACTGGATTCTCAGCATTTCCAATTTTGGCTTATAACTTGGCTAAAGACAAGTTCTTACCTCATGCCTATCTCGACAAAGGGGATCGGTTGGGGTACTCTAACGGCATTATTTCCTTAGCCGTTGGTGCGATTGTCTTAATTCAAATCTTTGGTGGCCGGACCAATTCACTGATTCCATTGTATGCCGTAGGTGTGTTCATTCCATTTACGTTGTCACAGTCCGGAATGATTATCCATTGGCGGAGAAATCGGGGCAAGAATTGGCAGCTGAAGTCGGTTATCAACTTCGTTGGCGCCTTTATTTCACTGACGTTGGTTACCTGCCTGTTTTTACTAAGATTTCCAAATGTTTGGCCTTATTTGATTGTTATGCCGATTCTTTTGAGGATTTTCTACAAGATCAATCATCATTACAAGCGGGTTGCCGAACAGCTGCGGGTGGTTGAAGAGAATACTGAAATTGCGACAACTCACCATTTTGACGGTTCGACTGTCATTGTCCTGGTAAGCGGGGTCACTCGGGTGACTGCCAATGCTATCAGTTATGCCCAATCGATTGGTGATTATGTCATCGCAATGCACGTTTCTTTTGACTCCAACCCTGAGAAGGAACACAAGACGTCTGAGCAGTTCAAGAAAGATTTCCCGGATGTCCGATTCGTTGATATTCATTCATCCTATCGGTCCATTGCTCAACCAACCTTACGTTTCTGTGATGTCATTGCCAAGCGGGCAGCTGATCGAAACTATTCGACCACTGTCCTGGTACCACAATTTGTGCCAAGACATCGTTGGGAAAATGTCCTGCATAACCAGACTAGTTTGAGATTAAGAGCAATTTTAAATTCACGACAAAATATTATTATTTCCACTTATAACTACCATCTGCGTGAGTAG
- a CDS encoding CidA/LrgA family protein: MADKTNTTQAETKDAPILIQMGIFAAVLFVSSLISAWLVAVAPKFPVPTPVLGLIILYLLLTFHIVKVEWVDKFATFMIGMIAFLFVPSGIQLTASLDIMKAQGVQLIVAIIISTVVLLVVVAYTTSFFIWIRKTVFHGDITVSEDVEKK; this comes from the coding sequence ATGGCTGACAAAACAAATACTACACAAGCCGAGACGAAAGATGCGCCCATTCTTATTCAAATGGGTATCTTCGCCGCGGTATTGTTTGTTTCCAGTTTAATTTCAGCATGGTTGGTAGCAGTCGCACCAAAGTTCCCTGTTCCAACCCCAGTTCTTGGTTTAATTATTCTTTATCTCCTATTAACTTTCCACATCGTCAAAGTTGAATGGGTTGATAAATTTGCTACATTTATGATCGGAATGATCGCATTTCTATTTGTACCTTCAGGAATTCAATTGACCGCATCTCTTGATATCATGAAGGCTCAAGGTGTACAACTTATTGTTGCTATTATTATTTCAACGGTTGTCTTACTTGTTGTTGTTGCTTACACCACATCATTCTTTATCTGGATCAGAAAGACCGTTTTCCATGGCGATATTACAGTTAGTGAAGACGTCGAGAAAAAGTAA
- the groES gene encoding co-chaperone GroES, with the protein MLKPLGDRVIIETEKEEEKSVGGIVLADNAKKKPQAGTVVAVGDGRVLDNGTKVAPVVKKGDKVMFDKYAGTEIEDNDQTYLVLHEKDIVAIVE; encoded by the coding sequence GTGTTAAAACCATTAGGAGATCGCGTAATTATCGAAACTGAAAAAGAAGAAGAAAAGTCGGTTGGCGGTATCGTTCTTGCTGACAATGCAAAAAAGAAGCCGCAAGCCGGTACAGTTGTTGCCGTGGGTGATGGCCGTGTACTTGATAATGGTACCAAGGTTGCACCTGTTGTAAAAAAGGGCGACAAGGTTATGTTTGATAAGTACGCCGGAACCGAGATTGAGGATAACGATCAAACTTATCTCGTTCTTCATGAAAAAGACATCGTCGCAATTGTCGAATAA
- a CDS encoding LrgB family protein, protein MSATQTTIIAYLGTPIFGICLSLLVFLFGQWLFKIGKGFFLFQPLFVGMVLGIFILWLMAKMFGVDVTWFYTNAYKPGGDIIFWFLNPATIAFAVPLYKRNDIVKRFWLEILLSLIIGLFISLFIIYYVSKLIGLNNNGIASMLPQAATTAIAMPISGAIGGTPAVTAMACILNAVLIYALATWLIKIFHLTEPIGQGLGLGTAGHTVGSAKAIQLSSVSGAMAAIAVVIISIVVDIVCQGQFKNVGFRQKEM, encoded by the coding sequence ATGTCTGCTACACAAACAACTATTATTGCGTATTTAGGGACACCAATTTTTGGTATCTGCTTGTCACTGTTGGTTTTCTTGTTTGGTCAATGGCTATTCAAGATTGGTAAAGGATTCTTCTTATTCCAACCTCTGTTTGTTGGAATGGTACTTGGAATCTTCATCCTCTGGTTGATGGCTAAGATGTTCGGTGTTGACGTTACTTGGTTCTACACCAACGCTTACAAACCAGGTGGAGATATCATTTTCTGGTTCTTGAACCCAGCAACCATTGCGTTTGCCGTTCCTCTGTACAAACGTAACGATATTGTTAAACGATTCTGGTTAGAGATTCTGCTATCATTAATTATTGGTTTGTTCATCTCACTGTTCATCATCTACTATGTATCAAAGCTCATCGGCTTGAACAACAACGGAATCGCTTCAATGCTTCCACAAGCTGCTACTACCGCTATTGCAATGCCTATCTCTGGTGCTATCGGAGGTACTCCTGCCGTTACTGCTATGGCATGTATCTTGAACGCCGTCTTGATTTACGCTTTGGCAACATGGCTCATCAAGATATTCCACTTGACTGAACCAATTGGTCAAGGTCTTGGATTAGGTACTGCCGGACACACTGTTGGTTCAGCAAAGGCCATTCAGTTAAGTTCTGTATCTGGTGCGATGGCTGCCATCGCGGTTGTTATCATTTCAATCGTTGTTGACATCGTTTGTCAAGGGCAGTTTAAAAATGTAGGTTTTCGGCAGAAAGAAATGTAG
- a CDS encoding DEAD/DEAH box helicase — MINDLSELYGRQMPQRDLAATLQNSPDIRLRPAISDDHGLKCGRCGSKLRHSLASLPNHHFYCYICIQMGRVDTLSPLAYLEEPNHFTENPDPLSWSGQLTQLQNECADKVIEVFQQRQRHLLWAVTGAGKTEMLFKGISWAVSNGLRVGIASPRVDVCIELFPRIQAAFNQVSIVLLHGKSEQRYQYSQITICTTHQLLRFYHAFDVLIVDEVDVFPYSGNPMLHFGVQNAIKPAGATLYLTATPDQALFKAISRKQLSVSYLPIRYHGHYLPEISVIRVKNLNEQLQSGKLPQKILRMVADLVAEKQRFLLFVPHIKDLGQAAAAIKAAGIAAKFKTVYSADPERIEKVALMRSQQLDFLITTTILERGVTFPGIDVLVLKADSEIFSAAALVQIAGRVGRNSDRPTGQVLFYCESKTANIKSCDRQIKLMNRKAAQL; from the coding sequence ATGATTAATGATCTATCAGAGTTGTATGGCCGCCAAATGCCACAGCGTGATCTGGCCGCGACACTGCAAAATTCACCGGACATTCGCTTACGTCCGGCCATCAGTGATGACCATGGATTGAAATGTGGTCGCTGCGGGTCAAAATTGCGCCATTCACTTGCCAGTTTACCCAATCACCACTTTTATTGCTACATTTGTATTCAAATGGGTCGGGTGGATACCTTGTCGCCACTGGCTTATTTGGAAGAGCCAAATCATTTTACTGAGAATCCGGATCCATTATCCTGGTCCGGGCAGCTGACCCAATTACAAAATGAGTGTGCCGACAAAGTGATTGAAGTGTTTCAACAACGCCAACGTCACTTGTTATGGGCAGTGACGGGAGCCGGCAAGACGGAAATGCTGTTTAAAGGGATTAGCTGGGCAGTTTCAAATGGTTTGCGAGTCGGGATTGCTTCGCCGCGGGTGGACGTATGCATCGAACTGTTCCCACGAATTCAAGCCGCGTTCAATCAAGTTTCAATCGTGTTACTGCATGGCAAGAGTGAGCAGCGGTACCAATACAGTCAGATTACCATTTGTACGACCCACCAACTGTTACGATTTTACCATGCCTTTGACGTCCTGATTGTCGACGAGGTGGATGTCTTCCCATATTCTGGTAACCCAATGCTTCATTTTGGTGTTCAAAATGCGATTAAACCCGCTGGGGCAACGCTGTATTTAACGGCGACCCCCGATCAGGCACTGTTTAAAGCAATTTCTAGAAAACAGTTGTCGGTCAGTTATTTACCAATCAGGTATCATGGACACTATTTACCGGAAATCTCGGTAATTCGGGTCAAAAATCTTAACGAGCAGCTTCAATCTGGCAAACTGCCTCAAAAAATCTTGCGGATGGTGGCTGACTTGGTAGCAGAAAAGCAGCGGTTCTTACTGTTCGTTCCCCACATTAAAGACTTGGGTCAAGCGGCAGCTGCCATCAAGGCTGCCGGGATAGCAGCGAAATTCAAAACGGTGTATTCTGCTGATCCCGAGCGAATTGAGAAAGTGGCCTTAATGCGCAGTCAACAACTGGATTTTTTGATCACAACGACGATTTTAGAACGGGGCGTGACCTTCCCAGGCATTGACGTCTTGGTATTAAAGGCAGACAGTGAAATTTTTTCGGCGGCTGCACTCGTCCAAATCGCTGGTCGGGTGGGTCGAAATAGTGATCGGCCGACGGGACAGGTCCTCTTTTATTGTGAATCTAAAACGGCCAACATCAAATCCTGTGACCGCCAGATTAAGCTGATGAATCGAAAGGCGGCTCAATTATGA
- a CDS encoding ComF family protein — MSDPCYDCLRWEKDGQFKFINSAMYEYNPAMKDYMKRYKFAGDYRLRKVFSDQIHEQLKKQSAIIVPIPVGKDTVATRGFNQVTGLLENDRYLNLLSVRFDKKAIRQSAKNRQSRLLLDQPFEMIESQKNQVKNRAVLLVDDVYTTGTTIRHAAALIQQAGAASVKGFTLAR; from the coding sequence ATGAGCGATCCCTGCTATGATTGTCTGCGCTGGGAGAAGGACGGCCAATTCAAATTTATCAACTCGGCGATGTACGAATATAATCCGGCAATGAAAGATTACATGAAACGATACAAGTTTGCCGGTGATTACCGATTACGGAAAGTTTTTTCCGATCAAATTCATGAGCAGTTGAAGAAGCAATCTGCGATCATTGTGCCAATCCCGGTGGGGAAGGACACCGTGGCCACTCGGGGCTTTAATCAGGTGACCGGGCTGCTGGAAAATGACCGCTATTTAAACCTCTTAAGCGTCAGATTCGACAAGAAAGCCATCCGCCAGTCGGCGAAAAACCGTCAGAGTCGGTTATTGCTTGATCAACCGTTTGAAATGATTGAATCACAAAAAAATCAGGTTAAAAATCGGGCCGTTTTATTGGTTGACGATGTGTATACAACCGGGACAACCATTAGGCATGCGGCCGCTTTGATCCAACAAGCCGGGGCAGCTTCCGTGAAAGGATTTACCCTTGCTCGATAA